One region of Skermanella mucosa genomic DNA includes:
- a CDS encoding transglycosylase domain-containing protein — MRRFGWERWLICGVLVAAAAGTGWVGYQEMRTSWLQAGVLTKYGEKLTYQVEPGASTLVKYPTQGPYNERLGYTEIPKAIDALTGNGFRIEQQARTSPELADFVEYGGFAVFREKTRAGLTLKDRNGSILYTARYPERVYDDFDSVPPLVVGTLLFIENRELLDPTYPKRNPAVEWDRFALAILGLPAQWLNPGMRIPGGSTLATQIEKYRHSPDGQTSGATEKLRQMVSASVRAYLDGQDTTFARRRIVVDYLNSTPLTARLGFGEVNGLGDGLWAWYGTDFKDANAILKQAPRNSLERLRQAEVYKQVLSLLLAQRRPTHYLIADRNSLNELADSHLRLLASQGTISADLRDAALGIKLRFRNEAPLPPPVSFVEQKAANAIRTRLLGMLNVPSLYQLDRYDLTAETSLDGPTQQRMVEVLSRLNEPGFIETLGMAGFRLLDAGKNDLHKVIYSVMLYERGPNANYVRIQADNLDRPLDINEGAKLDLGSTAKLRTLITYLEIISELHGRYGHLPRQQLRSVSLDATDNLTRWVSTYLSDAADRSLGTLLAAAMERRYSANPGERFFTGGGVHSFVNFDDKDNSSIPTVTESLRSSINLPFIRMMRDIVQYYVAEGAEDAGGTLLTDPTNPARQAYLEQFADKEGSHFLNRFYTDYRGKTPDEALALLATRVRPVPHRLATAFLSVRPKASLAEFTRFMRDRLPKSELTDQVVERLFDKYAKDKWILADRGYITGVHPLQLWLVEHLQQHPEAKRSEVLQASADERQETYAWLFKTSRKHAQDTRIRILLEAEAFQRIHKSWKRLGYPFDSLTPSYATAIGSSADRPGALADLMGIIVSDGIRVPTLRVERLHFATGTPYEAVLGFDQKPGERVLAPEITATVRRALQDVVENGTARRVRGAFTAPDGQVLPIGGKTGTGDHRYADRVMARTATFVFFIGDRFFGTITAHVAGPEAARYKFTSALPSQLLKSLASVIQPLMERPTTTQTVDRGQ; from the coding sequence ATGCGTCGCTTCGGTTGGGAGCGCTGGCTGATCTGTGGGGTGCTGGTCGCGGCGGCCGCGGGCACCGGCTGGGTCGGCTACCAGGAGATGCGGACCTCCTGGCTTCAGGCGGGGGTTCTGACCAAGTACGGCGAGAAGCTGACTTATCAGGTCGAGCCGGGCGCCAGCACCCTGGTCAAGTATCCGACCCAGGGTCCCTACAACGAGCGGCTCGGCTATACCGAGATTCCGAAGGCGATCGACGCGCTCACCGGCAACGGCTTCCGGATCGAGCAGCAGGCCCGGACCTCGCCCGAACTGGCCGACTTCGTCGAGTACGGCGGCTTCGCCGTGTTCCGCGAAAAGACCCGCGCCGGCCTGACCCTGAAGGACCGCAACGGGTCGATCCTCTACACGGCCCGCTATCCCGAGCGGGTCTACGACGACTTCGACTCCGTGCCGCCCCTGGTGGTCGGCACCCTGCTCTTCATCGAGAACCGGGAGTTGCTCGACCCGACCTACCCGAAGCGGAACCCCGCGGTCGAGTGGGACCGCTTCGCCCTCGCCATCCTGGGGCTGCCGGCCCAGTGGCTCAATCCCGGCATGCGCATCCCCGGCGGCAGCACGCTGGCGACCCAGATCGAGAAGTACCGCCACTCGCCCGACGGCCAGACCTCGGGGGCGACCGAGAAGCTGCGCCAGATGGTCTCGGCCAGCGTGCGGGCCTATCTGGACGGCCAGGACACCACCTTCGCCCGCCGGCGCATCGTCGTCGACTACCTGAACTCCACGCCGCTGACCGCCCGCCTCGGCTTCGGCGAGGTCAACGGGCTGGGCGACGGCCTGTGGGCCTGGTACGGCACCGACTTCAAGGACGCCAACGCGATCCTGAAGCAGGCTCCCCGAAACAGCCTGGAACGGCTCCGGCAGGCGGAGGTCTACAAGCAGGTGCTGAGCCTGTTGCTGGCCCAGCGCCGGCCGACCCATTACCTGATCGCGGACCGCAACTCGCTGAACGAGCTGGCCGACAGCCACCTGCGGCTGCTGGCGTCCCAAGGCACGATCTCGGCGGACCTTCGCGACGCGGCGCTCGGCATCAAGCTACGGTTCCGGAACGAAGCGCCGCTTCCGCCGCCCGTTTCGTTCGTGGAACAGAAGGCGGCGAACGCGATCCGGACCCGGCTGCTCGGCATGCTGAACGTCCCCAGCCTGTACCAGCTCGACCGCTACGACCTGACGGCGGAAACCAGCCTGGACGGGCCGACCCAGCAGCGCATGGTGGAGGTGCTGTCCCGGCTGAACGAGCCCGGCTTCATCGAAACGCTCGGAATGGCGGGCTTCCGCCTGCTGGACGCCGGCAAGAACGACCTGCACAAGGTGATCTACAGCGTCATGCTGTACGAGCGCGGACCCAATGCCAACTATGTCCGCATCCAGGCCGACAACCTGGACCGGCCGCTCGACATCAACGAGGGCGCCAAGCTCGACCTGGGCTCGACCGCCAAGCTGCGGACGCTGATCACCTACCTGGAGATCATTTCGGAGCTGCATGGCCGCTACGGCCACCTGCCCCGCCAGCAGCTCCGCTCGGTGTCGCTGGACGCGACCGACAACCTGACGCGCTGGGTCTCCACATACCTGTCGGATGCCGCCGACCGCAGCCTCGGCACGTTGCTGGCCGCCGCCATGGAGCGGCGCTATTCGGCCAATCCCGGCGAGCGGTTCTTCACCGGCGGCGGCGTCCACAGCTTCGTCAATTTCGACGACAAGGACAACAGCTCGATCCCGACCGTGACCGAGTCTCTGCGCAGCTCGATCAACCTGCCCTTCATCCGCATGATGCGCGACATCGTGCAGTACTATGTCGCCGAGGGCGCCGAGGATGCCGGCGGCACGCTCCTGACCGATCCGACCAACCCGGCGCGCCAAGCCTACCTGGAGCAGTTCGCCGACAAGGAAGGCAGCCATTTCCTCAACCGGTTCTATACGGACTATCGCGGCAAGACGCCGGACGAGGCGCTGGCGCTCCTGGCGACCCGGGTGCGTCCCGTTCCCCACCGCCTCGCGACCGCCTTCCTGTCGGTACGCCCCAAGGCCAGCCTCGCCGAGTTCACCCGCTTCATGCGTGACCGCCTGCCCAAGAGCGAGCTGACCGACCAGGTGGTGGAACGGCTGTTCGACAAATATGCCAAGGACAAGTGGATCCTGGCCGACCGGGGCTATATCACCGGTGTCCACCCGCTCCAGCTCTGGCTGGTGGAGCATCTGCAGCAGCACCCCGAGGCGAAGCGCAGCGAAGTGCTCCAGGCCAGCGCCGACGAGCGGCAGGAGACCTATGCCTGGCTGTTCAAGACCAGCCGCAAGCACGCCCAGGACACCCGCATCCGCATCCTGCTCGAAGCCGAGGCGTTCCAGCGCATCCACAAGTCCTGGAAGCGGCTGGGCTATCCGTTCGACAGCCTGACGCCCTCCTACGCGACCGCGATCGGCAGCTCGGCCGACCGTCCCGGCGCGCTGGCCGACCTGATGGGAATCATCGTGTCCGACGGCATCCGGGTGCCGACGCTGCGGGTCGAACGCCTTCATTTCGCGACCGGAACGCCTTATGAGGCAGTCCTCGGCTTCGACCAGAAACCCGGCGAGCGGGTGCTGGCACCGGAGATCACGGCGACCGTCCGCCGCGCCCTGCAGGACGTGGTGGAGAACGGCACGGCGCGCCGCGTGCGCGGCGCCTTCACCGCCCCGGACGGCCAGGTGCTCCCCATCGGCGGCAAGACCGGAACCGGCGACCACCGCTACGCCGACCGGGTCATGGCCCGAACCGCGACCTTCGTGTTCTTCATCGGCGACCGTTTCTTCGGCACCATCACCGCCCACGTCGCCGGACCGGAAGCCGCCCGCTACAAGTTCACCAGCGCCCTGCCCTCGCAGCTGCTGAAGTCCCTGGCATCCGTGATCCAGCCCTTGATGGAGCGGCCGACGACGACGCAGACGGTCGATCGGGGGCAGTGA
- a CDS encoding sulfotransferase family protein: MAGTAPPRWFHPLVGADRATLRWALSANGPISPDRRAAVWATRLGAAYRRPFVALEKRRVRRRLTEAPPMAPPVFIVGHWRSGTTHLYNVLSRSPQWGWVPPFAAALPWDFLGITGPIRTILEEHLPSDRLIDNIPVTPDSPQEDELPLALMTSVSYYHGLFFPSRFEEHFNRGIFFDGCTEEEIAEWRAAFGYFLSKVALIRPGRPLLLKNPVHSARIPLLRAMWPDAKFIHIHRNPFVVYPSTRRTFATLLNSFALQDPTRVDLDRIVLDLYPRLMDRLLTDAAQLPESQYAEIRFEDFERQPIAELKRVYGTLGLPGWPEAERHFQVYLDGIRGYAKNRHRYPPDELDRVGRHWGALIDRWGYAPPAGQG; encoded by the coding sequence ATGGCCGGAACTGCTCCACCCCGCTGGTTTCATCCCCTGGTCGGCGCCGACCGCGCCACGCTCCGCTGGGCGCTGTCGGCGAACGGGCCGATATCGCCCGATCGCCGGGCCGCAGTCTGGGCGACGCGGCTTGGTGCCGCGTATCGTCGGCCGTTCGTGGCGCTGGAGAAGAGGAGGGTGCGCCGCCGCCTGACGGAGGCCCCGCCCATGGCGCCGCCGGTCTTCATCGTCGGGCACTGGCGCAGCGGCACGACCCACCTCTACAACGTCCTCAGCCGATCGCCCCAGTGGGGCTGGGTACCGCCCTTCGCCGCGGCGCTGCCGTGGGATTTCCTGGGCATCACCGGTCCGATCCGGACGATCCTGGAAGAGCACCTGCCGAGCGACCGGCTGATCGACAACATTCCCGTCACGCCCGACTCGCCGCAGGAAGACGAATTGCCGCTGGCCCTGATGACCAGCGTTTCCTATTATCACGGACTGTTCTTTCCGAGCCGGTTCGAGGAGCATTTCAACCGCGGCATCTTCTTCGACGGCTGCACGGAGGAGGAGATCGCGGAGTGGCGTGCCGCCTTCGGGTATTTCCTCAGCAAGGTGGCCCTGATCCGGCCGGGCCGCCCGTTGCTGCTGAAGAACCCGGTCCATTCCGCCCGCATTCCCCTGCTGCGCGCGATGTGGCCGGATGCCAAGTTCATCCATATCCACCGCAACCCGTTCGTGGTCTATCCCTCGACGCGCCGGACTTTCGCGACCCTGCTGAACAGTTTCGCGCTGCAGGACCCGACCCGGGTCGACCTTGACCGGATCGTGCTGGACCTCTATCCGCGGCTGATGGACAGGCTGCTGACGGATGCGGCGCAACTGCCCGAGTCCCAGTATGCCGAGATCCGCTTCGAGGATTTCGAGCGACAGCCGATCGCGGAATTGAAGCGGGTCTACGGCACGCTCGGACTGCCGGGCTGGCCCGAGGCGGAGCGGCATTTCCAGGTCTATCTCGACGGTATCCGAGGTTACGCCAAGAATCGCCACCGGTACCCGCCCGACGAGCTGGACCGGGTCGGCCGGCACTGGGGCGCCCTGATCGACCGCTGGGGCTACGCGCCGCCGGCCGGACAGGGGTAG
- a CDS encoding thioesterase family protein: protein MTDSLLRLHSETVRPEWIDYNGHMNVAYYVLAFDHATDRLLDHAGLGAAYVKAENRSVFVLEMHVTYEREVRQGDPLAFATRILGVDGKRVHLMHAMHHGTEGWLAATNELVLMHVDLAARRSCPLPDAARRLLDEVRTAQSGQPVPPQVGRVIGLGTRKPGRPSE, encoded by the coding sequence ATGACCGATTCCCTGCTTCGCCTCCATTCGGAAACCGTCCGGCCGGAATGGATCGACTACAACGGCCACATGAACGTCGCCTACTACGTGCTGGCGTTCGACCACGCGACCGACCGCCTGCTCGACCATGCGGGACTGGGGGCCGCCTATGTGAAGGCGGAAAACCGGTCGGTCTTCGTGCTGGAGATGCACGTGACCTATGAACGGGAGGTGAGGCAGGGCGACCCGCTGGCCTTCGCCACCCGCATCCTCGGCGTCGACGGGAAGCGGGTCCACCTGATGCATGCCATGCATCACGGGACGGAGGGATGGCTGGCGGCCACCAACGAACTGGTGCTGATGCATGTCGATCTGGCGGCCCGGCGTTCATGCCCCCTGCCGGATGCGGCGCGCCGCCTGCTGGACGAGGTCCGGACCGCCCAGTCCGGCCAGCCGGTGCCGCCGCAAGTCGGCCGCGTGATCGGCCTCGGGACGCGGAAGCCGGGCCGCCCATCCGAGTGA
- a CDS encoding LysR family transcriptional regulator: METDELSILVQAVAAGSLSGAARRLGVTPTVASRRLAALEERLGVRLMHRTTRSVSLTAEGETFLPHAQAMLEIAEAARASLAPAEQGVSGLLRVTAPASFGRKVVAPIVPGLLDANPDLRIDLELTDSVVDIVAAGIDVAVRIGRLRESTLIARRLAPNTRLLCAAPSYLERRGTPRTVESLAEHECLVLSGTGSWPFDAGGKAREIRVSGRFASNSVEAVREACIGGLGIALLSRWDVVTELASGTLVRIDFEALNPTEISIWAVYPSARLVPPKVRAFISALEAVLGKPGL, from the coding sequence ATGGAAACGGACGAACTCTCGATCCTGGTCCAGGCGGTCGCGGCGGGCAGCCTGTCCGGCGCCGCGCGCCGATTGGGCGTCACCCCGACCGTGGCCAGCCGGCGCCTCGCAGCGCTGGAGGAACGTCTCGGCGTCCGCCTGATGCACAGGACTACGCGGTCGGTTTCCCTCACCGCCGAGGGAGAGACCTTCCTGCCCCATGCCCAGGCCATGCTGGAGATAGCGGAGGCGGCGCGGGCCAGCCTCGCTCCGGCGGAGCAGGGCGTCAGCGGCCTGCTTCGGGTGACGGCGCCGGCCTCGTTCGGCCGGAAGGTGGTGGCGCCGATCGTGCCCGGCCTGCTCGACGCCAACCCGGACCTGCGCATCGACCTGGAACTGACCGACAGCGTGGTGGATATCGTCGCCGCCGGGATCGACGTCGCCGTCCGCATAGGGCGCCTGCGGGAATCCACGCTGATCGCCCGCCGGCTGGCGCCGAACACGCGCCTGCTGTGCGCGGCACCGTCATACCTGGAGCGCCGCGGCACCCCCCGCACCGTGGAATCGCTGGCCGAGCACGAGTGCCTGGTGCTGAGCGGCACCGGTTCCTGGCCGTTCGATGCCGGAGGGAAGGCGCGGGAAATACGCGTTTCGGGGCGCTTCGCCAGCAACAGCGTGGAGGCGGTCCGCGAAGCCTGCATCGGCGGCCTGGGCATCGCCCTGCTGTCCCGATGGGACGTCGTGACGGAATTGGCCTCCGGCACCCTGGTGCGGATCGATTTCGAGGCGTTGAACCCGACGGAAATCTCCATCTGGGCCGTCTACCCGAGCGCCCGGCTGGTGCCGCCCAAGGTGCGCGCCTTCATTTCCGCGCTGGAGGCGGTTCTGGGAAAACCGGGACTATGA
- a CDS encoding alkene reductase, which translates to MSVESLFTPVRVGPFTLSHRIVMPPLTRMRSLQPGDVPQPMNAQYYAQRATKGGLIIAEATDVSEQARGYPGAPGIHSAEQVRGWRLVTDAVHAEGGVIFLQVWHTGRISHSSMQPGGALPVAPSAVAAGGTHMTRTFEPVAFETPRPLREDELPGIVDDFRRAAINAREAGFDGIEIHSANGYLIDQFLQTGTNRREDRYGGSIENRARLLLEIVDAVSAAWSSDRIGVRLSPWGRFNDMSDENPGALFDHVTAELGSRSLAYLHLVEPRADQNSDTNALDPDAPDASSRFKKSFGGTIIAAGGFTRETAPQAVAEGKADLVAFGRLFVANPDLVERLRRGAPLNRYDRPTFYGGDARGYIDYPTLAEA; encoded by the coding sequence ATGTCAGTCGAATCCCTCTTCACGCCGGTCCGCGTGGGTCCCTTCACCCTGTCCCACCGCATCGTCATGCCGCCGCTGACCCGCATGCGGTCGCTTCAACCGGGCGACGTGCCGCAGCCGATGAACGCCCAGTATTACGCGCAGCGCGCCACCAAGGGCGGCCTGATCATCGCCGAGGCGACCGACGTGTCGGAACAGGCCCGGGGCTATCCCGGCGCTCCCGGCATCCATTCGGCCGAGCAGGTGCGGGGCTGGCGGCTGGTGACCGACGCCGTTCACGCCGAGGGCGGCGTGATCTTCCTCCAGGTCTGGCACACCGGCCGGATCTCGCACTCGTCCATGCAGCCGGGCGGCGCCCTGCCGGTGGCTCCGTCGGCGGTCGCCGCCGGCGGGACGCACATGACCAGGACCTTCGAGCCGGTCGCCTTCGAGACGCCCAGGCCGCTTCGGGAGGACGAACTTCCCGGCATCGTCGATGACTTCCGCCGCGCCGCGATCAATGCCCGGGAGGCCGGTTTCGACGGCATCGAGATCCATTCGGCCAACGGCTACCTGATCGACCAGTTCCTCCAGACCGGTACCAACCGCCGCGAGGACCGCTACGGGGGCTCCATCGAGAACCGCGCCCGCCTGCTGCTGGAGATCGTCGACGCCGTGAGTGCCGCCTGGAGTTCCGACCGGATCGGCGTGCGGCTGTCTCCCTGGGGCCGCTTCAACGACATGAGCGACGAGAACCCGGGCGCGCTGTTCGATCACGTCACCGCCGAACTGGGCAGCCGCAGCCTGGCCTACCTGCACCTGGTGGAGCCGCGGGCCGACCAGAACAGCGACACCAACGCGCTCGATCCCGACGCGCCGGACGCCTCGTCCCGCTTCAAGAAAAGCTTCGGCGGCACGATCATCGCGGCCGGCGGCTTCACGCGGGAGACGGCGCCCCAGGCCGTCGCGGAGGGCAAGGCCGACCTGGTGGCGTTCGGCCGCCTGTTCGTCGCCAACCCGGACCTGGTCGAGCGGCTGCGGCGCGGTGCTCCGCTCAACCGCTACGACCGCCCGACCTTCTACGGCGGCGACGCGCGCGGTTACATCGACTATCCGACGCTCGCGGAAGCCTGA
- a CDS encoding pentapeptide repeat-containing protein, with product MKRTISAVLAAALLAISTSSAFADCTDPAAPEVNWRRCYLDGRDLRKVNLQGAMLRDAGFTRTKLGDANLTGVDAYRAKFFSANLAGATLDEARLIEADLTRAILTGASLVNADLRNARFIDANLRNVNLTGARLQGTEFRNADLTGATWVDGRICVEPSIGQCN from the coding sequence ATGAAGCGTACCATCTCCGCCGTGCTCGCGGCAGCCCTCCTCGCTATCTCCACCTCCAGCGCCTTTGCCGACTGCACCGACCCGGCGGCGCCGGAAGTCAATTGGCGGCGGTGCTATCTGGACGGCCGGGATCTCCGCAAGGTCAACTTGCAGGGTGCCATGCTGCGCGATGCAGGCTTCACGAGGACGAAGCTGGGCGATGCCAACCTGACCGGCGTGGATGCCTATCGCGCCAAGTTCTTCAGCGCCAACCTGGCCGGAGCCACCTTGGACGAGGCACGGCTGATCGAGGCCGATCTCACGCGGGCCATCCTGACCGGGGCCTCCCTGGTGAACGCCGACCTGCGCAACGCCCGCTTCATCGATGCCAACCTGCGCAACGTCAACTTGACGGGCGCCCGGCTGCAGGGGACGGAATTCCGCAACGCCGACCTGACCGGGGCGACCTGGGTGGACGGCAGGATCTGCGTCGAACCGTCCATCGGACAGTGCAACTGA
- a CDS encoding diguanylate cyclase, whose translation MAAESLPPTPQHFAIWYSYFSGDLPDLTRALDKLAEDGQILTVERMAELHGRFFSFDHEKQAVREASARIQGALGHLLDLLRASGADSDRYGKALQNFGERVEVRELEQLSALVDAIAAETQLMAEHNRKLHSQLQSSSSQMDELRRNLDVVRQEAITDSLTGLFNRRLFDASLGEAVARAAQAGRPLSLLMTDIDHFKRFNDAHGHTIGDHVLALVARTVKESIRATDTAVRYGGEEFAVILPDSRMADAVRIGEQIRKSVASKKLVNRSKNVTLGTITLSVGIAQLARDESPADLIKRADTALYDAKQSGRNRVVAK comes from the coding sequence ATGGCTGCCGAATCGCTGCCGCCCACGCCTCAGCATTTCGCCATCTGGTACAGCTATTTCAGCGGCGATCTGCCGGACCTGACCCGCGCCCTGGACAAGCTGGCGGAGGACGGGCAGATCCTCACGGTCGAGCGCATGGCGGAACTCCACGGCAGGTTCTTCAGTTTCGACCACGAGAAGCAGGCCGTCCGCGAAGCGAGCGCCCGGATCCAGGGGGCGCTGGGTCATCTGCTGGATCTGCTGCGCGCGTCCGGCGCCGACAGTGACCGTTACGGCAAGGCGCTCCAGAATTTCGGCGAGCGCGTGGAAGTGCGGGAGCTGGAGCAGCTCAGCGCATTGGTCGATGCGATCGCCGCGGAAACGCAGCTGATGGCCGAGCATAACCGCAAGCTGCACAGCCAATTGCAGTCCTCCAGCAGCCAGATGGACGAGTTGCGCCGCAACCTGGACGTCGTCCGCCAGGAAGCGATCACCGACTCCCTGACCGGGCTGTTCAACCGGCGCCTGTTCGACGCATCCCTGGGCGAGGCCGTCGCCCGGGCGGCCCAGGCCGGTCGTCCGCTGAGCCTGCTGATGACCGACATCGACCATTTCAAGCGGTTCAACGACGCACACGGCCACACGATCGGGGACCATGTGCTGGCGCTGGTCGCGCGGACGGTCAAGGAGTCGATCCGGGCGACCGACACTGCGGTCCGTTACGGCGGCGAGGAATTCGCCGTGATCCTGCCCGACAGCCGGATGGCCGATGCGGTCAGGATCGGTGAGCAGATCCGGAAATCCGTCGCCTCCAAGAAGCTGGTCAACCGGTCGAAGAACGTGACGCTGGGCACCATCACCCTGTCGGTCGGCATTGCCCAGCTGGCCCGCGACGAGTCGCCGGCGGACCTGATCAAGCGGGCCGATACCGCTCTGTACGACGCCAAGCAATCCGGACGGAACCGGGTCGTGGCAAAGTAG